Proteins from a genomic interval of Gossypium hirsutum isolate 1008001.06 chromosome A09, Gossypium_hirsutum_v2.1, whole genome shotgun sequence:
- the LOC107890008 gene encoding uncharacterized protein codes for MGRLELGPLVTVTRLQLCTDCGRRYQGECWRMTEACLRFGSLEHHIRECPLRADQMQTPDTDIRSTHLYIANNISGNLGISVKSTTSKVMVLSLLGQFVRVSKLYKDVLLEVQGVIFLADLMELSFGEFDLTLGMNWLVKHCLSLDYATKRVVLRTEENKEMVRKGCEAFLAYVNVSDSGNSTVKDIKIVKDFSNVFPEKLPGLPPNYKLEFRIELLLGTAPVSIAPYRIALKKLVELKAQIQKLCY; via the exons ATGGGTCGGTTAGAGCTAGGCCCCCTTGTTACTGTTACTAGACTGCAGCTATGTACTGATTGTGGTAGACGCTatcagggcgagtgttggagaaTGACTGAGGCGTGCTTGAGGTTTGGGTCATTGGAGCACCATATTAGGGAGTGTCCACTGAGGGCCGATCAGATGCAAACTCCGGATACTG acataAGGTCTACTCACTTATACATAGCTAACAACATATCTGGAAACTTAGGGATTTCAGTTAAGAGCACTACGAGTAAGGTTATGGTACTGAGTCTGTTAGGGCAATTTGTTAGAGTTAGCAAACTGTATAAGGACGTTCTTTTAGAGGTACAAGGGGTAATCTTCCTGGCTGATTTGATGGAGCTTTCATTTGGGGAGTTCGACCTAACTCTAGGGATGAACTGGTTAGTCAAGCATTGTCTTAGCTTGGACTATGCAACTAAAAGGGTCGTACTAAGGACTGAGGAGAATAAAGAG atggttcgtaagggatgtgaggcattcttggcctacGTAAATGTTTCGGATTCTGGAAATTCTACAGTTAAGGATATCAAAATAGTAAAGGATTTTTCAAACGTCTTTCCAGAGAAGCTACCGGGGCTGCCTCCGAATTACAAGTTGGAATTTAGGATTGAGCTACTTCtaggtacagctccggtgtccatcgctccctatCGAATAGCACTGAAgaagcttgtggagcttaaggctcagattcagaaGCTGTGCTATTGA